The following proteins are co-located in the Dehalococcoides mccartyi 195 genome:
- a CDS encoding glutamine synthetase family protein yields MTRAESVEYVLKTAKDHNVRFIRLWFTDILGTLKSYSIAYNELERALEDGMGLDGSSIEGYARIDESDMLALPDPDTFRIMPWSNGEYQVGRMFCDIKHPSGEQFEGDPRYVLKRNLKKAADMGFTFYVGPELEYFYFKNDRSTEFLDEGGYFDLTPRDLATDLRRETIVALQDMGIIVEYAHHEVAPSQHEIDIRYTDALTMADNVMTYRLLVKEVALRHGLHASFMPKPVGSVNGSGMHTHQSLFKGDKNAFFDAKDSYYLSTMAKQYIAGILKYAPEFTAVTNQWINSYKRLVPGFEAPVYLSWARRNRADLVRVPEYKPGHEKSTRIELRSADPGCNPYLAFSVMLASGLKGIEEKLTPPAPIEENVYEMNEAERAKRGIGTLPGSLLEALKLTEGSDLMREALGDHVHKAFISNKKIEWTEYSAAVTDWELKRYLPLL; encoded by the coding sequence ATGACGAGGGCAGAATCTGTAGAGTACGTTCTTAAAACGGCTAAGGATCATAATGTACGGTTTATTCGCCTGTGGTTTACTGATATTTTGGGCACCCTGAAAAGTTATTCCATTGCCTATAACGAGCTTGAAAGGGCTTTGGAAGACGGCATGGGTTTGGACGGTTCTTCTATTGAAGGTTATGCCCGCATAGATGAATCTGACATGTTGGCCTTGCCTGACCCGGATACTTTCCGGATTATGCCCTGGTCAAATGGTGAATATCAGGTTGGACGTATGTTTTGCGATATCAAACACCCGTCCGGCGAGCAGTTTGAGGGTGATCCCCGCTATGTCCTGAAGAGGAACTTGAAAAAAGCGGCTGATATGGGTTTTACATTCTATGTCGGGCCTGAACTGGAGTATTTTTACTTCAAGAATGACCGATCAACCGAGTTTTTAGATGAAGGCGGCTATTTTGACCTGACTCCCCGTGATTTGGCCACCGACCTTCGCCGCGAAACTATAGTGGCTTTGCAGGACATGGGTATCATAGTTGAATATGCTCACCATGAAGTTGCCCCCAGCCAGCATGAAATTGATATCCGCTATACTGATGCTTTAACCATGGCGGACAATGTTATGACTTATAGATTGCTGGTTAAAGAAGTGGCTCTGCGTCATGGTTTACATGCCAGCTTTATGCCTAAGCCTGTTGGTTCGGTAAACGGCTCCGGTATGCATACCCACCAGAGTCTTTTCAAGGGTGACAAAAATGCCTTCTTTGATGCCAAAGATTCCTATTACCTGTCTACTATGGCCAAGCAGTATATTGCCGGTATCCTTAAATATGCTCCCGAATTTACCGCAGTTACTAACCAGTGGATAAACTCCTACAAGCGTCTGGTACCCGGTTTTGAAGCTCCGGTATACCTTTCCTGGGCACGGCGCAACCGGGCTGACCTGGTACGGGTACCTGAGTACAAGCCGGGACATGAGAAATCCACCCGCATAGAGCTCCGCTCGGCTGACCCGGGCTGTAACCCTTATCTGGCTTTCAGCGTTATGCTGGCCTCCGGTCTTAAGGGTATTGAGGAAAAACTGACTCCTCCCGCCCCCATTGAAGAAAATGTTTATGAGATGAACGAAGCTGAGCGTGCCAAACGCGGCATCGGGACTTTGCCCGGCAGCTTGCTGGAAGCCCTGAAGCTGACCGAGGGCAGTGATCTGATGCGTGAAGCTCTGGGTGACCATGTTCATAAGGCATTTATCTCTAACAAGAAAATAGAGTGGACTGAGTACAGCGCAGCTGTTACTGACTGGGAACTCAAGAGATATTTGCCCCTCCTCTAG
- a CDS encoding P-II family nitrogen regulator, with translation MKKIEAIIREERLEPVRKALELAGFAGLTVTEVSGRGKQKGVPLQWRVGEYRVEFLPKLKLEMICHDDDCQVAVDAIVKAARTGRIGDGKIFIMPVEQVVRIRTGETGSEAV, from the coding sequence ATGAAAAAGATAGAAGCCATTATCCGCGAAGAAAGATTGGAACCGGTTAGAAAAGCATTGGAACTGGCAGGTTTTGCCGGGTTGACTGTCACCGAAGTCAGCGGACGCGGAAAGCAAAAGGGTGTTCCGCTTCAGTGGAGAGTAGGTGAATACCGGGTAGAGTTTCTGCCGAAGCTGAAACTGGAGATGATTTGCCACGATGATGATTGCCAGGTTGCAGTTGATGCCATCGTCAAGGCTGCCCGGACAGGACGTATCGGAGATGGTAAAATATTCATAATGCCAGTTGAGCAGGTGGTGCGGATTCGTACAGGTGAAACAGGCAGCGAGGCTGTCTAA
- a CDS encoding ammonium transporter encodes MDSGDTTWLLVSTALVMLMTPGVALFYGGMVRRKNLVSTLMMSFGAMALGGVLWVLIGYSLGFGNDINGLVGGLNFLGLNGVGQDPSDTYATTVPHLAFMMFQGMFAIISLALITGAVVERIRFSALLLFGALWLCLIYSPIAHWVWGDGGWLFNLGVLDFAGGTVVHINAGVSAMALVLALGARRGFLKEQMEPNNLPMVMLGAALLWFGWFGFNGGSALTAGGLASNAFVTTNTAAASAALCWIFLSWRHRRPSLLGAVTGAVAGLVAITPAAGFVTPLAAIAIGAVAALVCYGAMIFKMKRGFDDSLDVMAVHGVGGIWGALATGIFASVAVNSAGADGLLSGNVELFLKQALGVAVTGGFAFVGSFIIAKVVDKLVGLRVKEPEEMIGLDIAQHSERAYGGSLR; translated from the coding sequence ATGGACAGCGGCGATACGACTTGGTTACTTGTCTCTACCGCTCTGGTCATGCTGATGACTCCGGGCGTGGCTCTGTTTTACGGAGGCATGGTCCGGCGCAAAAATCTGGTTTCCACCCTTATGATGAGCTTTGGGGCTATGGCTCTGGGTGGAGTGCTCTGGGTTTTGATCGGCTACAGTCTTGGTTTCGGTAACGATATCAACGGTCTGGTAGGCGGTCTGAACTTCCTGGGTTTAAATGGTGTGGGGCAAGATCCATCTGACACTTATGCTACCACAGTACCTCATCTGGCCTTCATGATGTTCCAGGGTATGTTTGCCATTATCTCTCTGGCCCTTATTACCGGTGCGGTAGTAGAGAGAATCCGCTTTAGTGCTTTGCTCCTGTTTGGGGCACTCTGGCTTTGCCTTATCTATTCGCCCATTGCCCACTGGGTCTGGGGTGATGGTGGTTGGTTATTCAATCTGGGTGTTTTGGACTTTGCCGGCGGTACTGTTGTACACATCAACGCTGGTGTTTCTGCAATGGCTTTGGTATTGGCACTGGGTGCCCGCCGCGGTTTCCTTAAAGAACAGATGGAACCCAATAACCTGCCCATGGTTATGCTGGGTGCGGCTCTGCTCTGGTTCGGTTGGTTCGGTTTCAACGGCGGCAGCGCTTTAACTGCCGGTGGTCTGGCTTCAAATGCTTTTGTTACTACTAACACTGCGGCTGCCAGTGCAGCTCTGTGCTGGATATTCCTTAGTTGGCGTCATCGCCGGCCGTCGCTTCTGGGTGCAGTTACCGGTGCAGTTGCCGGTTTGGTAGCCATTACCCCTGCGGCTGGTTTTGTAACACCTTTGGCGGCTATCGCTATCGGTGCGGTGGCAGCTCTGGTTTGCTACGGTGCTATGATATTCAAGATGAAACGCGGATTTGATGATTCACTGGATGTTATGGCAGTACACGGTGTAGGCGGTATCTGGGGTGCTTTGGCAACAGGTATCTTTGCCAGCGTGGCGGTAAACTCTGCCGGTGCTGACGGTCTGTTGTCCGGTAACGTGGAACTGTTCCTTAAACAAGCTTTGGGTGTGGCTGTTACAGGCGGCTTTGCCTTCGTGGGCAGCTTCATAATTGCCAAGGTGGTAGATAAGCTGGTAGGCCTGCGGGTCAAAGAACCCGAAGAAATGATAGGGCTTGATATTGCCCAGCACTCTGAACGGGCTTATGGTGGGAGTTTAAGATGA
- a CDS encoding response regulator transcription factor translates to MLKLFIVTADTKKMGSLLRELEADRFEIKQAASFVLAYPLLAEFVPDIVLLDFLSLKTEESEWEIPENVSLAKNPLIMGLLPADDYEEIALKPGLDDFIRWPGSVNELKVRLVRLAEKWGMSEPGIIRAGDLIIDTLGCEVTLSGRLLDLTFREFELLKFLAQNRGRVFSREALLNKVWGYDYYGGDRTVDVHITRLRGKIEDQTHTFVETVRNIGYRFKRRF, encoded by the coding sequence TTGTTAAAACTGTTTATTGTGACTGCAGATACTAAAAAAATGGGCAGTTTGCTTAGGGAACTGGAGGCTGACCGGTTTGAAATAAAACAGGCGGCCTCTTTTGTTTTGGCTTATCCTCTGCTTGCTGAATTTGTACCTGATATTGTCCTGCTGGATTTTCTTAGCCTGAAAACTGAGGAATCCGAATGGGAAATCCCGGAAAATGTTTCCTTAGCCAAAAACCCCCTTATTATGGGCCTGCTGCCGGCAGATGATTACGAAGAAATAGCCCTTAAACCGGGATTGGATGACTTTATCCGCTGGCCGGGTTCGGTAAATGAGCTTAAAGTGCGGCTGGTGCGGCTGGCTGAAAAATGGGGCATGAGTGAGCCGGGTATTATCCGGGCCGGTGACCTCATAATAGATACCCTTGGCTGTGAAGTCACTCTGTCAGGGCGGCTGCTTGACCTGACCTTCCGTGAATTTGAGCTTTTAAAATTTTTAGCCCAAAACCGGGGGCGGGTTTTTTCGCGTGAGGCTTTGCTTAACAAAGTGTGGGGTTATGACTATTACGGCGGAGACCGCACGGTTGATGTCCACATAACCCGCCTGCGCGGCAAAATAGAAGACCAGACCCATACCTTTGTTGAGACTGTGCGTAACATAGGCTACCGTTTTAAACGCCGGTTTTAA
- a CDS encoding glutamate synthase-related protein: MKTFLPSKFIVDRIEDRCIKCKVCITQCSFDTHYYDEDDDQIKVRNQNCVGCHRCVTFCPTNALVVRNNPLEYRQNANWTPEMIEDIFKQAETGGVLLTGMGMDKAKPIYWDKLLINASQVTNPSIDPLREPMELTTYLGRRPDKAAFDNCGNVEENITPLVKIDVPVMFSAMSYGAISLNVHRSLAQAAKNMGTMWNTGEGGLHSSLMEFKDNTIVQVASGRYGVQNDYLNSGRIVEIKIGQGAKPGIGGHLPGEKVSADVSLTRMIPMGTDAISPAPQHDIYSIEDLSQLIYALKEATHYRVPISVKIAAVHNVSAIASGIVRAGADIVTIDGMRGATGAAPKVIRDNVGIPIELALAAVDSRLREEGIRNQASLVISGGIRNSGDVFKAIALGADAVNIGTAALVALGCHLCQQCHTGKCAWGICTSDLALTKRINPEIGAKRLTNLLRGWSLEIKDMLGGLGVNAIESLRGNRLHLRGVGLSAEELKILGVRAAGE, from the coding sequence ATGAAGACATTTTTACCTTCTAAGTTTATAGTAGACAGGATTGAAGACCGTTGTATTAAATGCAAAGTCTGCATAACCCAGTGCAGCTTTGATACCCATTATTATGACGAAGATGATGACCAGATAAAGGTCCGCAACCAGAACTGTGTGGGTTGTCACCGCTGTGTGACTTTCTGCCCCACCAATGCTCTGGTAGTGCGCAATAATCCTTTGGAATACCGCCAGAATGCCAACTGGACGCCCGAAATGATAGAGGATATTTTCAAGCAGGCAGAAACAGGCGGCGTTCTCCTTACCGGTATGGGCATGGATAAGGCTAAACCCATTTACTGGGATAAACTGCTTATAAACGCTTCACAGGTAACCAACCCTTCCATAGACCCTCTGCGTGAGCCTATGGAACTTACCACCTATCTGGGACGCAGGCCTGATAAAGCCGCTTTTGATAATTGCGGTAATGTGGAAGAAAACATTACCCCCCTGGTGAAAATAGATGTGCCGGTTATGTTTTCCGCCATGTCTTACGGTGCTATCAGTCTGAATGTCCACCGTTCCCTGGCTCAGGCAGCTAAAAATATGGGCACTATGTGGAATACCGGTGAAGGCGGTCTCCACTCCAGCCTGATGGAATTTAAAGATAATACCATTGTTCAGGTAGCTTCCGGCCGTTACGGCGTTCAAAATGATTACCTTAATTCCGGGCGTATTGTGGAAATCAAAATAGGCCAGGGTGCCAAACCCGGCATAGGCGGACATTTGCCCGGTGAAAAGGTAAGTGCTGATGTTTCGCTTACCCGGATGATACCCATGGGGACAGATGCTATTTCCCCTGCCCCCCAGCATGATATTTACTCTATAGAAGACTTATCCCAGCTTATATATGCGCTTAAAGAAGCCACCCATTACCGCGTACCCATTTCGGTAAAGATTGCGGCTGTACATAACGTTTCGGCTATTGCCAGCGGTATAGTCCGGGCGGGTGCGGATATAGTGACCATTGACGGTATGCGGGGTGCTACCGGGGCTGCACCTAAGGTTATCCGTGATAATGTGGGTATACCTATTGAGCTGGCTCTGGCGGCGGTTGATTCACGGCTGCGTGAAGAGGGTATCCGTAATCAGGCTTCGCTGGTGATTTCAGGCGGTATCCGCAACAGCGGTGATGTTTTCAAGGCTATTGCTTTGGGTGCTGACGCTGTAAATATCGGTACGGCGGCTTTGGTGGCTTTAGGCTGCCATCTCTGCCAGCAATGCCATACCGGCAAATGTGCTTGGGGTATTTGTACCTCGGATTTGGCTTTGACCAAGCGGATTAACCCTGAGATAGGTGCCAAGCGCCTGACCAATCTGCTGCGCGGTTGGAGTCTTGAGATTAAAGACATGCTGGGCGGCTTGGGCGTAAACGCTATTGAAAGCCTCAGAGGCAACCGCCTCCATCTGCGGGGTGTAGGTCTATCCGCTGAAGAGCTGAAAATACTTGGAGTAAGGGCGGCAGGTGAATAA
- the hisF gene encoding imidazole glycerol phosphate synthase subunit HisF, which produces MLNKRVIPCLDVNNGRVVKGTSFVNLRDAGNPVELAARYYREGADELVFLDISATTEERKTMAEVVEQVSKEVFIPLCVGGGLRSIADMNTLLRAGADKVSINSAAVSDPDLISRGAEKFGRQCIVVAIDAKREGSGWQVYTHSGKKPAGLDAVEWAIKAEALGAGEILLTSIDADGKNTGYDNELNREISSRLNIPVIASGGAGSPEDLYNALDKGQADAVLAASIFHYGRYTIAEVKQYLKSKGLPVRLEN; this is translated from the coding sequence ATGCTGAATAAACGGGTTATTCCATGTTTAGATGTGAATAACGGGCGGGTAGTAAAAGGCACCAGCTTTGTTAATCTGCGTGATGCCGGAAACCCGGTGGAACTGGCGGCGCGTTATTACCGCGAAGGCGCTGATGAGCTGGTGTTTTTAGATATTTCAGCCACTACCGAAGAACGCAAGACTATGGCCGAGGTGGTAGAGCAGGTATCCAAGGAGGTTTTTATACCTCTGTGTGTGGGCGGCGGGCTGCGGAGCATTGCGGATATGAATACTCTGCTTCGGGCCGGGGCTGACAAGGTCTCTATAAACTCGGCAGCCGTATCTGACCCGGATTTGATAAGCCGGGGGGCTGAAAAATTCGGCCGGCAGTGTATTGTAGTGGCTATTGATGCCAAACGTGAAGGCAGCGGCTGGCAGGTTTATACCCATAGCGGAAAGAAACCCGCCGGGTTGGATGCGGTGGAATGGGCTATTAAGGCCGAAGCACTGGGTGCCGGGGAAATACTCCTGACCAGTATTGACGCCGACGGTAAAAATACCGGATATGACAATGAGCTTAACCGGGAAATCAGTTCCCGCTTGAATATACCCGTTATCGCCTCTGGCGGGGCGGGTAGCCCGGAAGACTTGTATAATGCCCTGGATAAAGGGCAGGCGGATGCGGTGCTGGCGGCCAGCATTTTCCATTACGGGCGTTACACTATAGCCGAAGTAAAACAATATCTTAAGAGCAAGGGTTTGCCGGTAAGGCTGGAGAACTAA
- a CDS encoding class II glutamine amidotransferase has protein sequence MRDLTRVSNSHSDSKVIDACSLFGMMDTSGGRFSGADLITAIGSMHDRGNGLGGGFSAYGIYPDFADDYAFHIMFLSQQAKTETECFLESSFNLKHKEEVPTRDQQGITNPPIVWRYFASVSPEKCGKFIEEDYVVDRVMYINTCINDAFVFSSGKNMGVFKGVGYPEDIGRFFRLEEYEGYLWTTHGRFPTNTKGWWGGAHPFCLLDWTVVHNGEISSYGINKRFLEQYGYKCTMETDTEVVAYAVDLLMRKHGLSVGMAAKVLAAPLWNQIARLPEHERKIMTTLRQIYGGLLLNGPFTIIVAHTGEMIGMTDRIRLRPMVVGEYRSKLFISSEESAIRLIQPELDKVWLPVGGEPVVGSLQNPIKVQKEATAC, from the coding sequence ATGAGAGACTTAACTAGAGTAAGCAATAGCCATTCGGACAGCAAGGTTATAGATGCCTGTTCGCTTTTCGGTATGATGGATACCTCCGGAGGACGTTTCTCCGGGGCAGATTTAATTACGGCCATTGGCAGTATGCATGACCGCGGAAACGGTCTGGGCGGCGGTTTTTCCGCTTATGGAATCTACCCTGATTTTGCAGATGATTATGCTTTCCATATCATGTTCCTCAGCCAGCAGGCTAAGACGGAAACAGAGTGTTTTCTGGAAAGCTCTTTTAATCTTAAACACAAAGAAGAAGTTCCTACCCGTGACCAGCAGGGGATAACTAACCCGCCCATTGTCTGGCGGTATTTTGCTTCGGTCAGCCCTGAAAAATGCGGTAAGTTTATTGAAGAAGATTACGTGGTAGACCGGGTAATGTATATAAACACCTGCATAAATGATGCCTTTGTTTTCTCAAGCGGGAAAAACATGGGTGTCTTTAAGGGTGTGGGCTATCCCGAGGATATCGGGCGGTTCTTCCGCCTGGAAGAATACGAAGGATATTTGTGGACTACCCACGGCCGCTTTCCTACCAATACCAAGGGATGGTGGGGAGGTGCTCACCCCTTCTGCCTGCTGGACTGGACAGTGGTGCATAACGGGGAGATTTCTTCCTATGGCATAAACAAGCGTTTTCTGGAGCAGTACGGATACAAATGCACTATGGAAACTGATACCGAGGTGGTTGCTTATGCCGTAGATTTGCTGATGCGTAAGCATGGCCTGTCTGTTGGGATGGCTGCCAAAGTGCTGGCTGCCCCTCTTTGGAATCAGATAGCCCGGTTGCCGGAACACGAACGCAAGATTATGACTACTCTTCGCCAGATTTACGGCGGTTTGCTGCTTAACGGCCCGTTTACAATTATTGTGGCTCATACCGGCGAAATGATAGGTATGACTGACCGCATCCGTTTGCGTCCTATGGTGGTCGGTGAATACCGTTCCAAGCTGTTTATTTCTTCTGAGGAGTCTGCCATCAGGCTGATACAGCCTGAACTGGATAAGGTCTGGCTGCCTGTCGGCGGCGAACCGGTGGTGGGCAGTTTGCAAAACCCCATTAAGGTGCAGAAGGAAGCTACTGCATGCTGA
- a CDS encoding NAD(P)/FAD-dependent oxidoreductase, whose product MKADYLIVGCSAGGIGAAEAIREVDRDGSIVIVGEEPYLAYSRPMIAKYLSGQKTVEKILFRRPEFYTNNNITCLTGVKAEAVDTTAHEVSLSNGEKVAYGKLLLAPGGKPIVPPIDGANKAGVFNFINMKDASLIDSYVKAENVKKAVIIGGGLIGMSAADALTKLGIEVDIIELKGHILNTILDEAAGKIAAQTVTSYGVKLNTGRTVSKVLGLHKVSGVELDNGHQIESQMLVIAIGVIPRTELCKAAGLEVNRGVVVNDNMRTSSPDVYACGDACESFDFIYNSRRVTPIWPNAYIGGRIAGYNMAGLETTYHGGTVMNSLNYFGMDIATAGMSVLPPDAGGLEVISTLTANGYKKLVLNEQGKIVGMLTLGETDTAGIIFGLMRDQSDVRPIKDNILNENFGLAYLPADSREEHLHGNTSGRVAPADFKH is encoded by the coding sequence ATGAAAGCCGATTATTTGATTGTAGGATGTTCTGCCGGCGGTATAGGCGCGGCGGAGGCTATTCGGGAAGTAGACCGTGACGGTTCTATTGTTATAGTAGGGGAAGAGCCTTATCTGGCATATTCCCGCCCCATGATAGCCAAATATCTTTCCGGACAGAAGACTGTGGAAAAAATACTTTTCCGCCGCCCGGAATTCTATACCAACAACAACATCACCTGCCTGACCGGCGTCAAAGCGGAAGCAGTGGATACAACTGCCCATGAAGTCAGCCTGTCAAACGGTGAAAAAGTAGCCTACGGCAAACTCCTGCTTGCCCCTGGCGGCAAACCCATTGTTCCGCCTATTGACGGGGCAAACAAAGCGGGTGTTTTCAACTTTATAAATATGAAAGACGCCTCTTTGATAGACAGCTATGTAAAGGCTGAAAATGTAAAGAAGGCAGTTATCATAGGGGGCGGACTTATCGGCATGAGCGCCGCGGATGCCCTGACCAAGCTGGGTATTGAAGTAGATATTATAGAGCTTAAAGGCCATATCCTGAATACTATTCTGGATGAAGCGGCCGGCAAGATAGCCGCCCAGACTGTCACCTCTTATGGGGTGAAACTGAATACCGGACGGACTGTCAGCAAGGTATTAGGTTTACATAAAGTTTCAGGCGTAGAGCTGGATAACGGCCACCAGATAGAAAGCCAGATGCTGGTAATAGCTATCGGCGTTATTCCCCGGACTGAGCTTTGTAAAGCTGCCGGTCTGGAAGTAAACCGGGGGGTGGTGGTAAATGACAATATGCGTACCAGCAGCCCGGACGTATACGCCTGCGGTGATGCCTGTGAGTCTTTTGACTTTATTTATAACAGCCGCCGGGTTACCCCTATCTGGCCGAATGCCTATATAGGCGGGCGGATAGCTGGTTACAATATGGCCGGTTTGGAGACCACCTATCATGGCGGTACGGTGATGAACTCGCTTAACTATTTTGGTATGGATATTGCCACTGCCGGCATGTCGGTTTTGCCTCCAGATGCTGGCGGTCTTGAGGTTATTTCCACTCTGACTGCCAACGGCTATAAGAAACTGGTCTTAAATGAACAAGGCAAGATTGTGGGCATGTTAACTCTGGGCGAAACGGATACTGCCGGTATTATATTCGGCCTTATGCGTGACCAGAGTGATGTGCGTCCCATCAAAGACAATATACTTAATGAAAATTTTGGTCTGGCCTATCTGCCGGCTGACAGCCGCGAAGAGCACCTTCATGGCAATACTTCGGGCAGGGTAGCCCCGGCAGATTTTAAGCATTAG
- the hisH gene encoding imidazole glycerol phosphate synthase subunit HisH, protein MIALVDYGGGNLKSVANAIHALGYEFKLTSSPEEILSAEAVILPGVGAAADTMAGLQSKGLDKAIKELVARDIPLLAICVGMQVLFDYTAEGDNTKCLGILKGDVKRLPEGLKIPQMGWNQLKQRVSHPIFEGIPDGIDFYFVHSYYASPADPGIIGATTDYGVDFCSLVISKRLIATQFHPEKSGSYGLKLYQNFFKMALGDKK, encoded by the coding sequence ATGATTGCGCTTGTAGATTACGGTGGGGGTAACCTGAAGAGTGTGGCCAATGCCATACATGCTTTGGGTTATGAGTTTAAGCTGACTTCCTCCCCTGAAGAGATTCTTTCAGCCGAAGCAGTTATTCTGCCCGGGGTAGGTGCAGCCGCCGATACCATGGCCGGTTTGCAGTCCAAAGGGCTGGATAAAGCTATAAAAGAGCTGGTTGCGCGGGATATTCCCCTGCTGGCTATCTGCGTGGGTATGCAGGTGCTTTTTGATTATACTGCCGAGGGTGATAATACCAAGTGTCTTGGCATTTTAAAGGGTGATGTGAAACGCCTGCCCGAAGGGTTAAAAATACCCCAGATGGGCTGGAATCAGCTTAAACAGAGGGTTTCGCACCCCATATTTGAGGGTATACCTGACGGAATAGATTTTTATTTTGTTCATAGTTATTATGCCAGCCCTGCTGACCCCGGCATTATCGGGGCGACCACAGACTACGGGGTGGATTTTTGCAGTCTGGTTATCAGTAAACGCCTTATCGCTACCCAGTTCCACCCTGAAAAGAGCGGTAGCTACGGCTTAAAGTTATATCAAAACTTTTTTAAGATGGCTCTGGGAGATAAAAAATGA
- a CDS encoding 4Fe-4S dicluster domain-containing protein: MKRVQIKEELCMGCGLCRVACQTEHSVSHDVIKAVKKENQKPRIRVERKGEISFSVPCRHCDEPWCAYSCISGAMTRDPITGIVSSDPERCIGCWTCIVACPNSALIKDKANHVILKCDLCGGKEIPACVANCPNEALGLVDG; the protein is encoded by the coding sequence ATGAAAAGGGTACAGATTAAAGAAGAACTTTGTATGGGCTGCGGCCTGTGCCGTGTAGCCTGCCAGACCGAACACTCGGTCTCTCATGACGTTATCAAGGCCGTCAAAAAGGAAAATCAGAAGCCCAGAATACGGGTGGAACGCAAGGGTGAGATAAGTTTCTCTGTGCCCTGCCGCCACTGTGATGAGCCATGGTGTGCTTATTCCTGTATCAGCGGTGCTATGACCCGTGACCCCATAACCGGCATTGTTTCCAGTGACCCTGAAAGATGTATCGGCTGTTGGACATGCATTGTGGCCTGCCCGAATAGCGCTCTTATAAAAGACAAGGCTAACCATGTAATTCTCAAGTGTGATTTGTGCGGGGGCAAAGAAATACCCGCTTGCGTAGCCAACTGCCCTAATGAAGCTCTGGGGCTGGTTGACGGCTAA
- a CDS encoding manganese efflux pump MntP → MSLLSVVFVALALSADCFAVSIGIACTHTDVKPRIMWRVAGTFGLFQAGMAVIGYYAGLSIADVISSFDHWVAFGLLTVIGGRMVYESVQGEDDQKLVRLDLTRGLGLLGVAIATSIDALAVGLTFSLSETNIGLAALLVGAVSLAVSYLGFKLGNRISHLASRWVGIAGGLILCLIGLKILAEHTLGWDILL, encoded by the coding sequence ATGAGCTTATTGTCTGTAGTATTTGTTGCTTTGGCGCTTTCTGCTGACTGTTTTGCCGTATCAATCGGCATAGCTTGCACCCATACAGATGTTAAACCCCGTATTATGTGGCGGGTGGCTGGCACGTTCGGTTTGTTTCAGGCCGGTATGGCGGTTATAGGTTATTACGCCGGTCTAAGTATTGCAGATGTTATTTCCTCTTTTGACCACTGGGTTGCTTTTGGCCTGCTGACAGTAATCGGCGGGCGTATGGTATATGAGTCTGTGCAGGGGGAAGATGACCAGAAACTGGTCAGGCTTGACCTGACCCGCGGGCTTGGACTGTTGGGGGTGGCTATTGCCACTTCTATAGATGCGCTGGCTGTAGGCCTGACCTTTTCGCTGTCCGAAACTAATATCGGGCTTGCGGCTTTGCTGGTAGGTGCGGTTTCTTTGGCGGTAAGTTATCTGGGTTTCAAACTGGGTAACCGTATCAGCCATTTGGCCAGCCGCTGGGTAGGTATAGCAGGCGGGCTGATACTGTGTCTTATCGGGCTGAAAATACTGGCGGAACATACGCTGGGCTGGGACATATTACTGTAA